One window of Triticum dicoccoides isolate Atlit2015 ecotype Zavitan chromosome 5A, WEW_v2.0, whole genome shotgun sequence genomic DNA carries:
- the LOC119302644 gene encoding disease resistance protein RGA5-like gives MEVGWALKKKGEEWRSALQERGAEHTSFLAEEHSGQVTSLVDLADLEEGLTDRSINDSGFSSTSFPTEGEVLGQHRSVFFDPTKGLWECRHCDWTHQLISPCRNVDFPNYQRCGQVTMEAPFDMGFLLGKLGMLLAPQGCRLPSRVKDRMHLLKEDVEDLSEYLAEMAEAEDLPLTAKRWMKEARELAYDIEDNMDMCLRPAIKTTRFICKIGRVKIPKRLFSKRVLPRGLKQIAYTAQVPAEHGGKTRSVCKAIRVVINCLPRRLRWYKHIMELISDFRVYIQEAIERHERYELHCYSTFRRRFVSAGCTLPTPYGGIANMVIDGRVSEFIDSLDNDRDQQLKVVSVLGSGCLGKTALAQVLYNKFAGQFDCTAFIQVSKRPDVVRLFRDMLTQVQGQQPTEDSKELDLASSIRKHLQDKRYLIIIDDIWTASTWDIISHAFPKRNRGSRVITTTQMEEVALTCCCYHSKHIFEMRPLDHDHSRKLFFNILFGSESDCPKELKEVTNKIVELCGGLPLATISIASLLSSQPVIKMDLLAYLCDSLSSCLWTSPSEGTRQVLNLSYNNLPRYLKICLLCLSMYPKGHTMWKDDLVKQWVAEGFIHTTGVQDMEKVAASYFDELIKRRFIQPLCIKYNNEVSSCTIHDVVHDLIADKSKEENFNVVIDSSRKNVALSHKVRRLSLLFGDAKYAKTPENMRRSQVRSLTFFGLFESMPSISEFKLLRVLSLQLSGYGGRGTINLTGISDLFQLRYLKIASDICIQLPEHMLGLHCLETLVMDSEATAVPWDIIHLPSLSHLSLLVMTNLLHWLGSMRFVGKLNNLRDLHLTFSVPSSDYLKRSIEALGSLLSGHGNLKTLALVNGLCHRNTVVRGASKVTVSWDGLVPPPLLEVFDWSLRSCILSRIPKWIGKLGELHILKIAARELAMDGIDALRGLPALTDLSLYLQTAAVERIVFDKGGFSVLNYFKLRCSVPCLKFEANSMPNLQKLKLGFNAPRPLIDQHGASTAISIGHLPCLREIYAKIGGACADAESALATAISNHPSNPRISVQLVDYTFDGDEITHDKNEQDEVVEEDRVGYLKKLLMSCARAVDEKDSLAIDMTVPELGENVSVSGKPLQRLGEYMVEGLVARLASSGHSIYRALKWQKPHGSEMISYQRELYAVCPYLKFGYVSANGAIAEAVRGEDMIHIIDFRISQGVQWISLIQALAARPGGPPTVRITCIDDSESAYVRGGGLEILGNTLSDIAREFGLPFEFHALDISVSGVEEGHLGVIPGEAVAVNFNLTLHQIPDESVSAANHRDRILRLVKQLSPKVVTIVEQELNTNTGPFTQRFAETLDYYTAIFESIDVERPREPKERTKMEQHCLARKIVNIVACEGAERVERHEVFSKWNARLTMAGFRPLPLGSRVKDNLRTLLHYYSSNYRLAERDGVIYLGWKNRALVVSSAWH, from the exons ATGGAGGTGGGGTGGGCATTGAAGAAGAAAGGGGAAGAGTGGAGGTCGGCGCTGCAGGAAAGGGGGGCAGAGCACACTTCTTTTCTGGCCGAGGAGCATTCTGGGCAGGTTACTTCCCTTGTGGATCTAGCGGATCTGGAAGAAGGGTTGACCGACAGAAGCATCAACGATTCTGGATTTTCTTCCACTTCCTTCCCAACAGAGGGGGAGGTGCTTGGGCAGCATAGGAGTGTCTTCTTCGATCCAACCAAAG GTTTATGGGAGTGTCGGCACTGCGATTGGACACACCAATTGATTAGTCCCTGCAGAAATGTCGATTTCCCAAATTATCAAAGGTGTGGCCAAGTTACAATGGAGGCCCCCTTTGACATGGGGTTCCTTCTTGGCAAGCTGGGCATGCTGCTAGCTCCTCAGGGGTGCAGGCTGCCGAGCCGGGTTAAGGACAGAATGCACCTCCtcaaagaagatgttgaagatttaAGCGAATACCTTGCTGAAATGGCAGAGGCAGAGGACCTTCCCCTGACGGCCAAGCGCTGGATGAAAGAGGCGCGCGAGCTGGCCTAtgacatcgaggataacatggACATGTGTCTACGGCCTGCCATCAAGACCACCAGATTCATCTGCAAAATCGGCCGTGTTAAGATTCCCAAAAGGCTCTTCTCCAAAAGAGTACTTCCCAGAGGGCTCAAACAGATTGCCTACACAGCTCAAGTGCCAGCAGAACATGGTGGGAAGACCAGATCAGTCTGCAAAGCCATTCGTGTTGTCATCAATTGTCTTCCCAGGAGGCTCCGGTGGTACAAGCATATCATGGAGCTGATATCAGATTTCAGGGTGTACATCCAAGAAGCGATTGAACGGCATGAGAGGTATGAACTCCACTGCTACAGCACGTTCAGACGTAGATTCGTGTCCGCTGGCTGTACACTTCCAACGCCGTATGGAGGAATTGCCAACATGGTAATTGATGGCCGGGTGAGTGAGTTCATCGACTCATTGGATAATGATAGGGATCAACAGCTCAAGGTGGTATCTGTTCTTGGATCTGGATGTCTTGGTAAAACTGCACTTGCACAAGTGTTGTACAACAAATTTGCGGGGCAATTTGACTGTACAGCTTTCATCCAGGTGTCCAAAAGGCCTGATGTGGTGAGACTTTTCCGCGATATGCTCACGCAAGTCCAGGGGCAGCAGCCCACTGAGGATTCTAAGGAACTTGACCTTGCTAGCAGTATCAGGAAACATCTACAAGATAAAAG GTActtaattattattgatgatatatgGACTGCATCAACATGGGATATTATTAGTCATGCTTTTCCAAAACGTAATCGTGGAAGCAGAGTTATAACAACTACACAAATGGAAGAGGTTGCGTTAACATGTTGTTGTtatcactcaaagcatatttttgagATGAGGCCTCTCGATCATGATCACTCAAGAAAGCTGTTCTTTAACATACTTTTTGGCTCTGAAAGTGACTGTCCTAAAGAACTCAAAGAAGTAACAAATAAAATTGTTGAATTATGTGGTGGTTTGCCGCTAGCAACAATCAGCATAGCTAGTCTACTATCAAGCCAGCCTGTTATAAAAATGGATCTTTTGGCGTACCTGTGTGATTCATTAAGCTCCTGTTTGTGGACATCTCCTTCAGAAGGAACAAGACAAGTATTGAACCTCAGCTACAATAATCTTCCTCGCTATTTGAAGATATGCCTGCTGTGTCTTAGTATGTACCCGAAGGGCCACACAATGTGGAAGGATGATTTGGTGAAGCAATGGGTCGCTGAAGGTTTCATCCATACAACAGGAGTGCAAGACATGGAGAAAGTTGCAGCAAGCTATTTCGATGAACTTATCAAGAGAAGATTCATCCAACCTCTATGTATCAAGTACAACAATGAGGTGTCGTCCTGTACTATTCATGATGTGGTACACGATCTTATTGCAGACAAGTCTAAAGAAGAAAATTTCAATGTGGTAATAGATTCTAGTCGAAAGAATGTGGCACTTTCTCATAAGGTTCGACGCCTATCTCTCCTCTTTGGTGATGCAAAATATGCGAAGACACCAGAAAACATGAGAAGGTCACAAGTTCGGTCGCTTACTTTTTTTGGATTATTTGAGAGTATGCCTTCTATTTCAGAGTTTAAGCTTCTTCGTGTGCTAAGCCTTCAATTATCTGGTTATGGTGGCCGTGGCACCATAAACCTCACTGGGATTTCAGATCTGTTCCAACTGAGATATTTAAAGATTGCAAGTGATATCTGCATACAACTACCAGAACATATGCTAGGGCTACATTGTTTGGAAACACTGGTTATGGATAGTGAAGCTACTGCTGTTCCATGGGATATTATTCACCTCCCAAGCTTGTCTCACCTGAGTCTGCTTGttatgacaaatttgttgcattggCTTGGCAGCATGAGGTTCGTTGGCAAGCTGAACAACCTGCGAGATCTTCATCTGACCTTTTCCGTACCGTCTTCAGACTATCTGAAGAGAAGCATAGAAGCTCTGGGCTCCCTACTCTCAGGACATGGCAACCTGAAAACTCTAGCCCTGGTTAATGGCCTCTGTCACAGAAATACCGTGGTTCGCGGTGCTTCAAAAGTGACTGTCTCCTGGGATGGCTTAGTACCTCCTCCACTTCTCGAGGTGTTTGATTGGTCGCTACGCAGCTGCATACTGTCCCGTATTCCGAAGTGGATCGGAAAACTTGGTGAGCTCCACATTTTGAAGATTGCAGCAAGGGAACTTGCGATGGATGGTATTGATGCTCTCAGAGGTTTGCCCGCCCTCACTGATCTGTCGCTGTATTTGCAGACGGCTGCTGTTGAAAGGATTGTCTTTGACAAGGGGGGGTTCTCAGTCCTCAACTACTTCAAGCTCAGGTGCAGTGTACCTTGCCTGAAATTTGAGGCGAACTCAATGCCTAATCTCCAGAAGCTCAAACTAGGTTTCAATGCCCCCAGACCCCTCATAGACCAGCATGGTGCTAGTACGGCTATAAGCATTGGCCACTTGCCATGCCTTCGAGAGATCTATGCAAAAATCGGGGGTGCATGTGCTGATGCAGAGTCTGCTTTAGCAACTGCCATTAGCAATCATCCGAGCAATCCTAGGATCAGTGTGCAGTTGGTGGATTATACTTTTGATGGTGATGAGATCACGCATGATAAAAATGAACAAGATGAGGTTGTGGAGGAAGACCGAGTTGGATACTTGAAGAAGCTACTTATGTCTTGTGCTCGAGCTGTGGATGAGAAGGACAGCTTGGCAATCGATATGACGGTTCCGGAGTTGGGGGAAAATGTTTCAGTATCTGGCAAGCCACTCCAGAGACTTGGAGAGTACATGGTTGAAGGGCTTGTTGCCAGACTTGCCTCCTCCGGCCATTCAATCTACAGAGCTTTGAAGTGGCAAAAGCCACATGGCTCTGAAATGATATCCTACCAGCGTGAATTGTATGCCGTCTGCCCCTACTTAAAGTTTGGCTACGTGTCGGCAAACGGTGCAATTGCAGAAGCCGTCAGAGGAGAAGATATGATTCACATAATTGACTTCCGTATCTCTCAAGGTGTTCAATGGATTTCTCTCATCCAGGCTCTTGCGGCCAGGCCTGGTGGACCACCAACTGTAAGGATCACATGCATTGATGATTCTGAATCAGCTTACGTGCGAGGAGGCGGGCTAGAGATACTCGGGAATACTTTGTCAGACATTGCTCGCGAGTTCGGGTTGCCCTTTGAATTCCATGCACTAGATATCTCTGTCAGCGGAGTGGAAGAAGGGCATCTTGGAGTCATCCCTGGGGAAGCTGTGGCAGTGAACTTCAACCTGACACTGCACCAGATTCCTGATGAGAGCGTGAGCGCGGCCAACCACCGCGACCGGATCCTTAGGCTGGTGAAGCAGTTGTCGCCCAAGGTGGTCACCATTGTGGAGCAGGAACTCAACACGAACACAGGCCCCTTCACGCAGAGGTTCGCGGAGACACTCGACTACTACACCGCCATTTTCGAGTCCATCGACGTGGAGCGCCCAAGGGAACCGAAGGAGAGGACCAAAATGGAGCAGCACTGCCTGGCGAGGAAGATTGTGAACATCGTCGCCTGCGAGGGTGCGGAGAGGGTGGAGCGGCACGAGGTCTTCAGCAAGTGGAATGCGCGCCTCACGATGGCCGGGTTCAGACCGTTGCCACTGGGCTCCCGGGTGAAAGACAACCTCAGGACGCTGCTGCACTACTACTCGTCGAACTACAGGCTCGCCGAGAGGGACGGGGTGATATACCTCGGATGGAAGAATAGGGCCCTCGTGGTATCGTCTGCATGGCACTAG
- the LOC119302643 gene encoding formin-2-like, which translates to MASSYLAILVLLLLRLSGGAFAVLSSYIARTTEQQIIATVAPAAFADADDGGQSAAQPFLASPSGSFAAYLRRAAVGDGGSGDVCYIEVVQQQGGGGGTSSVWESECTPVGGAETCDLAFSPVGLELFAGGHSLWDTAVDSDPAMLSLDGAGDMRIVSRDGVTVWRTRDEPWTGRRCGAAALPVSSPSMEDVLPPPSATSTLASPWGSGFTFGDQTAPPAADTSPDQMLPPPPPADDDDDSADLPDLPLPPPPPLSDPSTDWPDLQLPPPPADMQPTPETPDQPLYSSPPPADMHLTPETPDQPLYSSPPPAVRHPIPESPDQPLHSSPPPAPPTPFVPPQTPSPPVDTPPLVSSPGSGIATPPASSDDDNMAFSPPPHGTPHPHHLPLGSSPPTAPGAVAPISGGHGPLPFGQGQHGQGQGVFGQQQNQLLNGGGQPLDHSAGGWSVRGRGGAAASLALAALVFA; encoded by the coding sequence ATGGCCTCTTCTTACCTTGCCATCCTAGTGCTACTCTTGCTGCGGCTCTCCGGCGGCGCCTTCGCCGTCCTCTCCAGCTACATCGCAAGGACCACCGAGCAGCAGATCATCGCCACCGTCGCGCCGGCCGCCTTCGCCGACGCCGATGACGGCGGCCAGAGCGCAGCGCAGCCTTTCCTCGCGTCCCCCTCCGGGTCGTTCGCCGCGTacctccgccgcgccgccgtggGCGATGGCGGTAGCGGGGACGTGTGCTACATCGAGGTCGTCCAGCAGCAGGGGGGCGGCGGCGGGACCAGCAGCGTGTGGGAGTCGGAATGCACGCCGGTGGGCGGCGCCGAGACCTGCGACCTGGCCTTCTCGCCGGTGGGGCTCGagctcttcgccggcgggcactcGCTGTGGGACACCGCTGTCGACTCCGACCCCGCGATGCTCAGCCTCGACGGCGCCGGAGATATGAGGATCGTCAGCAGGGACGGCGTCACGGTGTGGAGGACGAGGGATGAGCCGTGGACGGGGCGGAGGTGCGGCGCCGCGGCCTTGCCGGTGTCGTCGCCTTCGATGGAGGACGTGCTCCCGCCGCCGTCGGCGACGTCGACTCTCGCCAGTCCGTGGGGCTCGGGCTTCACTTTCGGAGACCAAACGGCGCCACCAGCAGCTGACACGTCGCCTGACCAgatgctgccgccgccaccgccagctgACGACGACGACGATTCCGCCGACTTGCCCGACctgccgctgccaccgccgcctccgctgtCTGACCCGTCAACGGACTGGCCGGACCTTCAGCTGCCTCCACCACCGGCGGACATGCAACCGACCCCCGAGACGCCGGACCAGCCTCTGTACTCGTCGCCACCACCGGCGGACATGCACCTGACCCCCGAGACGCCGGACCAGCCTCTGTACTCGTCGCCACCGCCAGCAGTCAGGCACCCGATCCCCGAGTCGCCGGACCAGCCTCTGCACTCGTCACCACCTCCAGCTCCTCCGACCCCCTTTGTCCCGCCTCAGACGCCATCGCCGCCCGTCGACACGCCCCCACTCGTGTCATCTCCCGGCTCGGGCATCGCCACGCCACCAGCTTCATCGGACGACGACAACATGGCATTCTCGCCACCACCTCACGGCACGCCGCACCCGCACCATCTTCCCCTGGGAAGCTCGCCGCCGACGGCGCCGGGCGCGGTGGCGCCAATCAGCGGCGGCCATGGCCCGCTCCCGTTCGGGCAGGGGCAGCATGGGCAAGGGCAGGGGGTGTTCGGGCAGCAGCAGAACCAGCTGCTGAACGGCGGGGGGCAGCCGCTGGATCACAGCGCCGGCGGGTGGTCAGTCAGGGGGCGCGGCGGAGCGGCCGCGAGCTTGGCTTTGGCTGCTCTGGTTTTCGCGTAG